A genome region from Chryseobacterium sp. G0186 includes the following:
- a CDS encoding alpha/beta fold hydrolase: MIFSTKKEKKYSYIEAGEGHPLVLLHGLMGGLSNFDKMVDFFSERGYKVYVPQLPIYDLPVLNTNLTTLAKYIIKFIESHISGPVTIVGNSMGGHVGLILTLARPDLVKNLVLTGSSGLYERTFGDSFPRKNDRSYIRKKTEEVFYDPKVATEDLVDEVFGVVNDRMKGIKTVMLARSAIKHNMLNDLPKITTPTCLIWGKQDNVTPPEVAEDMHKFIPNSDLFWIDHCGHAAMMEKPDEFNEILYNWIKDKV, encoded by the coding sequence ATGATATTTAGTACAAAAAAAGAAAAGAAATACTCCTATATAGAGGCAGGGGAAGGACATCCATTAGTGCTGTTGCACGGATTAATGGGTGGTTTGAGCAATTTCGATAAAATGGTAGATTTTTTTTCAGAAAGAGGCTATAAAGTTTATGTGCCTCAGCTGCCAATCTATGATTTGCCAGTACTCAATACGAATCTTACCACTTTAGCAAAATATATTATCAAGTTTATAGAGAGTCATATTTCCGGACCCGTAACTATTGTTGGAAATTCAATGGGAGGCCATGTAGGACTTATTCTCACCCTGGCAAGACCGGATTTGGTAAAAAATCTTGTTTTAACGGGAAGTTCAGGTTTGTATGAAAGAACCTTTGGGGATAGTTTTCCGAGAAAAAATGACAGATCTTATATCAGAAAGAAGACTGAGGAGGTTTTTTATGACCCTAAGGTAGCTACTGAGGATCTTGTAGATGAAGTTTTCGGAGTGGTGAATGATAGAATGAAAGGGATAAAAACAGTAATGCTGGCAAGAAGTGCCATCAAACACAATATGCTGAATGATCTTCCTAAGATTACAACACCTACGTGTCTGATCTGGGGGAAACAGGACAATGTAACTCCTCCGGAAGTTGCAGAGGATATGCACAAGTTTATTCCTAATTCAGATCTATTCTGGATTGATCATTGTGGTCATGCCGCCATGATGGAAAAACCTGATGAGTTCAACGAAATCCTGTACAACTGGATAAAAGATAAAGTTTAA
- the mraZ gene encoding division/cell wall cluster transcriptional repressor MraZ, translating into MKNFIGTYECKIDDKGRLKVPSSLIKQMENFEDQAFVVKRSVFQPCLEVYPMNAWDKLMGKINKLNRFIKKNADFIRMFTAGVKTVELDNAGRLQISKDLTNFANLQKEIVITSAGELFEIWDKDAYEKVIATNEADFASLAEDVMGSFDEE; encoded by the coding sequence ATGAAAAATTTCATTGGAACATATGAGTGCAAAATTGACGACAAAGGCCGCCTAAAAGTTCCCTCATCTTTAATCAAACAGATGGAAAACTTCGAAGACCAGGCATTTGTAGTCAAAAGATCTGTGTTCCAACCTTGTCTGGAGGTCTATCCAATGAATGCATGGGATAAGCTGATGGGCAAAATTAATAAACTGAACAGGTTCATAAAAAAGAATGCTGATTTCATACGAATGTTTACGGCAGGAGTAAAAACGGTAGAATTGGACAACGCAGGAAGACTTCAGATTTCCAAAGACCTGACGAATTTCGCAAATCTTCAGAAAGAGATTGTGATCACCAGTGCAGGAGAACTCTTTGAAATTTGGGATAAAGATGCGTACGAAAAGGTAATTGCCACCAATGAAGCAGATTTTGCCAGCCTTGCCGAGGATGTAATGGGCTCTTTCGATGAAGAATAA
- the rsmH gene encoding 16S rRNA (cytosine(1402)-N(4))-methyltransferase RsmH has product MYHNPVLLKQSVDDLVTNPDGIYVDCTFGGGGHSREILSRLSDKGKLFSFDQDLDALKNTIDDPRFTLVNQNFRFLENSLLMYGVPQVDGVLADLGVSSHQFDEADRGFSTRSNAPLDMRMNVMQSLDAKKVINEYGEEELADIFYYYGELREARKLAREIVHHRKTKSINTTEDLKKLFSYIPPHKVNKFYAQLFQAVRIEVNQELEVLKEMLVQAYSVLKPEGRLVVISYHSLEDRLVKRFLKNGMFEGEPERDIYGNYKKAFELIKSKAIIPDNQEIEENSRARSAKMRTGIKV; this is encoded by the coding sequence ATGTATCATAACCCCGTTTTGTTGAAGCAGAGTGTAGATGATTTGGTGACGAATCCTGACGGAATATATGTGGACTGCACCTTTGGAGGAGGAGGACACTCAAGAGAAATTTTGAGCAGACTTTCTGATAAAGGGAAGCTGTTCAGTTTTGACCAGGATCTCGATGCGCTTAAAAATACAATTGATGACCCTAGGTTTACATTGGTTAATCAGAATTTCAGATTTCTGGAAAACTCATTACTCATGTATGGGGTACCACAGGTTGATGGTGTTTTGGCTGACCTGGGAGTGTCGTCCCATCAGTTCGATGAGGCAGACAGGGGCTTCTCTACAAGAAGCAATGCTCCTTTGGACATGAGAATGAACGTAATGCAGAGTCTTGATGCTAAAAAAGTGATCAATGAATACGGAGAGGAAGAACTTGCTGATATTTTTTATTACTATGGAGAATTAAGAGAAGCAAGAAAACTGGCTAGAGAAATTGTTCATCATAGAAAAACTAAAAGTATCAATACCACTGAGGATTTGAAAAAGCTTTTTAGCTACATTCCTCCTCATAAGGTTAATAAATTTTATGCTCAGCTTTTTCAGGCAGTAAGAATAGAAGTAAACCAGGAACTTGAAGTGTTGAAAGAAATGCTTGTTCAGGCTTACAGTGTTTTAAAACCGGAAGGAAGATTAGTCGTTATTTCTTACCACTCTTTAGAAGACCGTTTGGTAAAAAGGTTCCTGAAAAACGGAATGTTTGAAGGAGAGCCGGAAAGAGATATCTACGGAAACTATAAAAAGGCATTTGAACTGATAAAGAGTAAAGCAATCATTCCCGATAACCAGGAAATTGAAGAAAACTCAAGAGCAAGAAGTGCAAAAATGAGAACCGGAATAAAGGTTTAA
- a CDS encoding FtsL-like putative cell division protein codes for MAKRTTNRPQKRLTFIDIIKGNFLNRDEVKIHYKYFLLLFVLMMAMIYSNHLVNKKIKIVNALKEETEEYKSRNAYAQSKLIKVKMESELGKEVARDSLMTLENHPHKLLIKLDSTDAKAK; via the coding sequence TTGGCAAAAAGAACAACAAATCGCCCACAGAAAAGACTCACTTTTATAGATATTATAAAAGGAAACTTTCTGAATCGTGATGAGGTCAAAATACATTACAAGTATTTTCTCCTGTTGTTTGTCTTGATGATGGCCATGATTTACAGTAATCACCTCGTCAACAAGAAAATTAAAATTGTAAACGCCTTAAAGGAAGAAACAGAAGAATATAAATCTCGAAATGCTTACGCCCAGAGTAAGCTGATCAAGGTAAAAATGGAATCAGAGCTGGGGAAAGAGGTTGCACGGGACTCATTGATGACCCTGGAAAACCACCCTCATAAATTGCTAATAAAACTGGACAGTACAGATGCAAAAGCAAAATGA
- a CDS encoding penicillin-binding transpeptidase domain-containing protein has protein sequence MQKQNEYDNKRKKTLRWGYLFAVVALCVFVMFLARIVILQNTNVQEIKDDYINKNYREATLKAARGNLFASDGSILATTVMRYDIYLDFKTMKDSVYTNNIGALTDSLSKMFGKSRGEFRQKFDEQKKKKNQYYTLVKGLDFDQYDRIRKFPIFKRGKNKGGFIVDRNYKRELATSEIGAGTIGIDNGELRSGLEGAFSKYLTGTDGKRLEQRINSSQWKPIDFWKVQEPVDGEDVYTTLDLRIQDIAHSALEKQLTHYEAKHGTVIVMEVETGKVRALVNLRRTESGDYEDSYNYALKDNIEPGSTFKTISLLAAMDDGFIDENTTVNVGNGVWTYAKQRISDGHGGGTYDISDVLAKSSNVGTSKLITKYYAEKPQIFLDHLKRWKLFDKMDIELPGITKPKILTPENKRWNAATLASISYGYSSNVNLLQLTTFYNGVANGGKMLKPLFIDKIMKDGKVMYSAKPEVMVNRMASEKAIKMMTSALTKAVEKGTGRSIFTPNLKMAGKTGTARFEYWLPGPMKYRASFAGFYPADAPKYTCYVMVSEPNTAIGFYGGPVAAPVFKEIAGKTFLKTPQNIEKEMLVDKKVNLSKMVEPNVKVAVNDKQMPNVVGLIGKNVIPQLENLGYRVDYKGVGRIKEQFPLEGTAISKNQRIYLSLQN, from the coding sequence ATGCAAAAGCAAAATGAATACGACAATAAACGTAAAAAAACGTTACGATGGGGCTACCTCTTTGCAGTGGTAGCTTTGTGCGTGTTTGTAATGTTCCTGGCAAGAATTGTAATTCTTCAGAACACTAATGTTCAGGAAATTAAGGATGATTACATTAATAAAAACTATCGTGAAGCCACTTTAAAGGCTGCCCGCGGTAACTTATTCGCTTCTGATGGTTCCATTCTGGCAACAACCGTAATGCGTTATGACATTTATCTGGACTTCAAAACGATGAAAGATAGCGTATACACCAACAACATCGGAGCTTTAACGGATTCCCTGAGCAAAATGTTCGGAAAGTCCAGAGGAGAGTTCAGACAGAAATTTGACGAACAAAAGAAAAAGAAAAACCAATACTACACCTTGGTAAAAGGCCTTGATTTTGACCAATACGACAGAATCAGAAAATTTCCGATTTTCAAAAGAGGTAAAAACAAAGGGGGGTTCATTGTAGACAGAAACTACAAAAGAGAGCTTGCTACTTCAGAAATCGGTGCAGGAACTATCGGGATAGACAATGGTGAGCTAAGATCCGGATTGGAGGGAGCTTTTTCAAAGTATCTGACAGGTACTGACGGAAAGAGATTAGAACAGAGAATCAATTCCTCTCAATGGAAACCTATTGACTTCTGGAAAGTTCAGGAACCTGTGGACGGAGAAGATGTATATACAACCTTAGACCTTAGAATTCAGGACATTGCACACTCTGCATTAGAGAAACAACTTACTCATTATGAGGCAAAACATGGCACCGTAATCGTCATGGAGGTTGAAACAGGTAAAGTACGTGCTCTTGTTAATTTAAGAAGAACAGAGTCAGGAGATTATGAAGACTCTTACAACTATGCGCTAAAAGATAATATAGAACCCGGATCTACATTCAAAACAATATCCCTTTTGGCAGCAATGGATGATGGGTTTATTGATGAAAATACAACTGTAAATGTAGGAAACGGAGTCTGGACTTATGCAAAGCAGAGAATCTCTGACGGCCATGGTGGCGGAACATATGATATCAGTGATGTACTGGCTAAATCCAGTAACGTTGGAACGTCTAAGCTGATTACAAAATACTATGCAGAGAAGCCGCAGATCTTCCTTGACCATTTAAAACGTTGGAAACTGTTTGATAAAATGGACATCGAGCTTCCGGGAATTACAAAGCCGAAGATCTTAACTCCGGAAAATAAAAGATGGAATGCTGCAACTTTAGCCTCTATCTCTTATGGATACTCATCAAACGTTAACCTATTGCAGCTAACAACGTTCTACAACGGAGTTGCCAATGGAGGAAAAATGCTTAAGCCATTATTCATCGATAAAATCATGAAAGACGGAAAGGTAATGTACAGTGCAAAGCCTGAAGTAATGGTAAACAGAATGGCCTCAGAAAAAGCCATTAAAATGATGACCAGTGCCTTAACCAAAGCCGTAGAAAAAGGAACAGGACGAAGCATCTTCACTCCCAACCTGAAAATGGCCGGAAAAACAGGAACCGCAAGGTTTGAATACTGGCTTCCTGGTCCCATGAAGTATCGCGCATCATTTGCAGGATTCTATCCGGCAGACGCTCCGAAATATACTTGTTATGTAATGGTAAGTGAGCCTAATACGGCAATCGGGTTTTATGGAGGGCCTGTAGCGGCACCGGTGTTTAAGGAAATTGCAGGGAAAACATTCCTTAAGACCCCTCAGAATATCGAAAAAGAAATGCTTGTAGATAAAAAGGTTAACCTTAGCAAAATGGTGGAACCTAATGTAAAGGTAGCCGTTAATGATAAGCAAATGCCTAATGTAGTAGGATTGATCGGTAAAAATGTTATTCCGCAACTGGAAAACCTCGGGTACCGAGTGGATTACAAAGGAGTGGGAAGAATAAAAGAACAATTCCCGCTGGAGGGTACTGCAATCAGTAAGAACCAGAGAATTTATTTATCTCTGCAGAATTAA
- a CDS encoding UDP-N-acetylmuramoyl-L-alanyl-D-glutamate--2,6-diaminopimelate ligase has protein sequence MTVTELVNRIPVVEIHGDNNREVSALVFDSRKVSENTLYIAIRGTVADGHSFITSSIEKGATTIVCEEFPETLAENVTYIKVKDSAKTLGHLASNFYGNPSQQLKLIGVTGTNGKTSVSTLLFDVFRNLGYSAALLSTVEIRIDEEIIPATHTTPDVITINKILAEAVEKGCEFAFMEVSSHGIAQNRIEGLHFKVAGFTNLTHDHLDYHKTFEEYLKTKKRFFDGLEDTAIAITNVDDKNGNVMLQNTKAKKKSYALKTMADYHGKLLEVDFNGMLVNFNGKEFWTTLTGKFNVYNLLLVFGIAIELGFEQDEVLQAISKLKRVSGRFETFKSDGGIFFIVDYAHTPDALENILDSINDIRTKNERLITVFGCGGDRDHSKRPEMGNIASKKSTLAIITSDNPRTEDPGQIIKEIEAGVEPQNFSKYTSIPDRKEAIKMAIKFAEPRDIVLVAGKGHENYQEINGVKHHFDDKEVINELWKLMSK, from the coding sequence ATGACAGTAACAGAATTAGTAAACAGAATCCCAGTAGTAGAAATTCACGGTGACAATAACCGTGAGGTTTCAGCATTGGTATTTGACAGCAGAAAGGTTTCAGAAAACACTCTTTACATCGCCATAAGAGGAACCGTTGCAGATGGACATTCGTTCATCACATCCTCCATTGAAAAAGGGGCAACAACAATTGTATGTGAAGAATTTCCTGAAACATTAGCAGAAAATGTAACTTATATTAAAGTAAAGGATTCAGCTAAGACTTTAGGCCATCTTGCTTCCAACTTCTATGGAAATCCGTCTCAGCAACTAAAACTGATTGGAGTAACCGGAACCAACGGAAAAACGTCTGTTTCTACCCTGCTATTTGATGTTTTCAGAAATCTGGGATACAGTGCTGCACTACTTTCAACAGTTGAGATTAGAATCGACGAAGAAATTATTCCTGCAACCCACACGACTCCGGATGTCATTACCATCAACAAAATATTGGCTGAAGCTGTTGAAAAAGGATGTGAATTTGCTTTCATGGAAGTAAGTTCCCACGGGATTGCCCAAAACAGAATTGAGGGACTACATTTCAAGGTGGCTGGCTTTACAAATCTTACCCACGATCATTTAGATTATCATAAAACGTTCGAGGAATATTTAAAAACAAAGAAAAGATTCTTCGACGGACTGGAAGATACAGCCATTGCCATCACCAATGTAGATGACAAGAACGGAAACGTTATGCTTCAGAATACTAAGGCTAAAAAGAAGTCTTATGCTTTGAAAACAATGGCAGACTACCACGGGAAACTATTGGAAGTTGATTTCAACGGAATGCTTGTAAATTTCAACGGAAAAGAATTCTGGACAACATTGACAGGAAAATTCAATGTCTACAATTTATTGTTGGTTTTCGGAATTGCAATCGAGCTTGGATTTGAACAGGATGAAGTTCTTCAGGCTATCAGTAAGCTAAAAAGAGTTTCCGGAAGATTTGAAACGTTCAAGTCAGATGGCGGAATTTTCTTTATTGTAGATTATGCCCACACCCCGGATGCATTGGAAAACATCCTGGACAGCATCAACGATATCAGAACAAAAAATGAAAGATTAATCACTGTTTTCGGATGCGGAGGAGACAGAGATCACTCCAAAAGACCTGAAATGGGAAATATTGCCTCTAAAAAATCAACATTGGCAATTATCACTTCAGATAACCCGAGAACAGAAGACCCGGGACAAATTATAAAGGAAATTGAAGCAGGAGTAGAACCTCAGAATTTCAGCAAATACACTTCAATTCCCGACAGAAAAGAAGCCATAAAAATGGCAATAAAGTTCGCAGAACCTAGAGATATTGTTTTAGTAGCCGGAAAAGGCCACGAAAACTATCAGGAGATTAATGGTGTAAAACATCATTTTGATGACAAAGAAGTAATCAATGAGCTTTGGAAGTTAATGTCTAAATAG
- the mraY gene encoding phospho-N-acetylmuramoyl-pentapeptide-transferase, which produces MLYYLYEYLTNHGIHVPGLGMLKYISFRAGMAVLFSLIIALVYGKRVINYLRTKQMGELVRDLGLDGQKQKEGTPTMGGLIIILATIIPVLLFTRITNVYIVLLLVSMFWMGAIGFLDDYLKKIKKNKDGLSGKFKIVGQVGLGLIVGITMYFHPDITVKRKYADAKVVNRNNVEQNFMPTEKITVSTVPFAKNNEFDYSGILFWMNEKDAHEWAWIVFIPIVIFIVTAVSNGANITDGIDGLAAGTSAIILLTLALFAYLSGNIIFADYLNIMFLPNMGETTIFAVAMVGAVIGFFWYNTYPAQVFMGDTGSLMLGGVIAVLAIILRKELLIPVLCGIFLIENLSVMLQVIVFKYRKRKYGLEYAQNNRLFKMSPLHHHYQKDGFHESKIVNRMIIIGVILAIVCLITLKMR; this is translated from the coding sequence ATGCTATACTATCTATACGAATATCTAACTAACCATGGAATTCACGTTCCGGGATTGGGAATGTTAAAATACATCTCCTTTCGTGCCGGAATGGCTGTACTTTTTTCTTTGATTATCGCTTTGGTTTATGGTAAGAGAGTCATCAATTACCTGAGAACAAAGCAAATGGGAGAATTGGTACGTGACCTTGGATTAGACGGGCAGAAACAGAAAGAAGGAACTCCTACCATGGGAGGTCTTATCATTATTTTGGCAACCATTATTCCTGTACTACTCTTTACAAGAATCACCAATGTCTATATTGTATTGCTGTTGGTGTCAATGTTTTGGATGGGAGCCATTGGGTTTTTGGATGACTATCTAAAGAAAATAAAGAAAAATAAAGACGGCCTAAGCGGAAAGTTCAAAATAGTAGGACAAGTTGGATTAGGGTTAATTGTCGGAATTACAATGTATTTCCACCCGGACATCACCGTAAAAAGAAAATATGCCGATGCAAAAGTGGTCAACAGGAACAATGTAGAGCAGAACTTCATGCCTACAGAAAAAATTACCGTTTCCACCGTTCCGTTTGCAAAGAATAATGAGTTCGATTACAGCGGAATATTATTTTGGATGAACGAAAAAGATGCCCACGAATGGGCATGGATTGTCTTTATACCTATCGTTATCTTCATCGTAACAGCAGTTTCCAATGGAGCTAATATCACCGACGGAATAGACGGCCTCGCGGCAGGAACCAGTGCAATCATATTGCTCACCCTTGCCCTTTTCGCCTATCTTTCCGGGAACATCATCTTTGCAGATTACCTCAATATCATGTTCCTCCCGAATATGGGGGAGACCACCATTTTTGCGGTGGCCATGGTAGGAGCTGTTATCGGGTTCTTCTGGTACAACACCTATCCTGCACAGGTATTCATGGGAGATACAGGAAGTTTGATGCTGGGAGGAGTAATTGCCGTTTTAGCAATTATATTAAGAAAAGAATTGTTGATTCCTGTTTTATGCGGAATCTTCCTGATTGAAAACCTATCTGTAATGCTGCAGGTTATTGTTTTCAAATACAGAAAAAGAAAATACGGGTTGGAATATGCCCAAAACAATAGACTATTCAAAATGTCACCATTACACCATCATTATCAGAAAGATGGATTTCACGAAAGTAAAATCGTCAACAGAATGATTATCATTGGGGTAATATTGGCCATTGTTTGTCTGATCACACTGAAAATGAGATAA
- the murD gene encoding UDP-N-acetylmuramoyl-L-alanine--D-glutamate ligase: MKIVVLGGGESGCGAAYLAKKKGLEVFLSDKGAIKDTYKQFLSDNEIEFEEGNHNEERILNADWIVKSPGIPKKAEIIHKIHEKGIRLSSEIEFASEFTDAKIIAITGSNGKTTTTSLIYYILKNDGLNVGLGGNIGYSFAKQVADENHEYYVLEVSSFQLDDIQNFRPYISLLLNLSQDHLDQYNYNYEEYALAKFRITENQENDNFFIYNKDDEMSKNLLEKLEIKAKMIPFSTKEKLDEGGFVNNDQIVVKGKDEFSMKLEELSLLGNHNVANSLAASIAGKILKINNESIRHSLMTFQAVEHRLEFVTEIDGVKYINDSKATNVNATYYALESMKTPTVWIVGGLDKGNDYTEIQDLVKRKVKAIVCLGIDNKKIIDFFKDKKEFIYDTSSMEEAVKISKSLAKNGETVLLSPCCASFDLFKSYEDRGRQFKEQVLK, encoded by the coding sequence ATGAAAATAGTTGTTTTAGGAGGAGGAGAAAGCGGATGCGGAGCTGCTTATTTGGCTAAAAAGAAAGGTCTGGAAGTATTTCTTTCAGATAAAGGAGCCATTAAGGATACCTATAAGCAATTCCTTTCTGACAATGAAATTGAATTTGAAGAGGGAAACCACAACGAAGAAAGAATTTTAAATGCAGACTGGATCGTAAAAAGTCCGGGAATTCCAAAAAAGGCCGAGATTATTCATAAAATTCATGAGAAAGGAATAAGACTTTCCTCAGAAATTGAATTTGCTTCTGAATTTACAGATGCAAAGATCATTGCCATTACAGGAAGCAACGGAAAAACAACCACAACTTCCCTAATCTACTATATCCTGAAGAATGACGGATTAAATGTAGGCTTAGGAGGAAACATAGGATATAGCTTTGCTAAGCAGGTAGCTGATGAAAACCACGAATATTATGTATTGGAAGTAAGTTCTTTCCAACTAGATGATATTCAGAACTTCAGACCTTATATTTCTCTATTGTTGAATCTGTCTCAGGATCACCTGGACCAGTATAACTACAATTATGAGGAATATGCTCTGGCGAAATTCAGAATCACTGAAAATCAGGAAAATGATAATTTCTTTATCTACAACAAAGATGATGAAATGAGTAAAAACCTACTTGAAAAGCTTGAAATAAAGGCTAAAATGATTCCTTTCTCCACAAAGGAAAAACTGGATGAAGGAGGTTTTGTCAATAACGATCAAATTGTGGTAAAAGGAAAAGATGAGTTCTCAATGAAACTTGAAGAACTATCCTTACTTGGGAACCACAATGTAGCCAATAGCCTTGCCGCTTCAATTGCAGGTAAGATATTAAAGATCAACAACGAAAGCATTAGACATTCTCTAATGACCTTCCAGGCAGTAGAACACAGACTGGAATTCGTGACAGAAATAGATGGGGTAAAATACATCAACGACAGTAAGGCAACCAATGTAAATGCAACTTACTATGCCCTGGAAAGCATGAAAACCCCAACGGTATGGATTGTGGGTGGATTAGACAAAGGAAATGACTATACTGAAATTCAGGATTTAGTTAAAAGAAAAGTAAAGGCAATTGTTTGCCTTGGAATTGACAACAAGAAGATTATAGATTTCTTTAAAGACAAAAAAGAGTTTATTTATGATACCTCAAGCATGGAAGAAGCAGTGAAAATATCAAAATCACTGGCTAAAAACGGAGAAACCGTTCTATTATCACCATGCTGTGCAAGCTTTGATTTATTCAAAAGCTATGAAGACAGAGGACGTCAGTTTAAAGAACAAGTATTAAAATAA
- a CDS encoding FtsW/RodA/SpoVE family cell cycle protein, producing the protein MDEQNTESRFEFLKGDKVLWMVILVISIFSIFPVYSASSNLEYIVNNGTTTGHVIKHMFFVVLGLGIMRLVGTVKYEYIGKLSSILLGLMIILLVVTMFTGQTIDGASASRWLKIPGTPISFQPSSFAFLMLIIYLCRYLTKKITRERLPIENIMYIFGPILLVFVLVAKDNGSTALMILMVSVIVLVIGQLHWKYIAGFISASFIAIVLFLLIALNTNMIGGNRVHTWMSRIETFTSSKAKTADTDDESVKAKNYQVMQAKAAIVHGGITGMGPGKSALKQMLPQSASDFIFAVIVEEYGVIGAAFLICLYLIMMIRIVMIASKMPAFFGSLLVLSLGVMIFIQLSVNIAVAVNLIPVTGQPLPLISYGGTSMLVTYLQLGIILNISSRIQIYDEEGMGKKQTIAEINDIA; encoded by the coding sequence ATGGACGAGCAGAATACAGAAAGCAGATTTGAATTTCTAAAGGGCGATAAAGTACTTTGGATGGTCATTCTTGTGATCTCCATTTTCTCTATTTTCCCTGTTTACTCTGCAAGTTCAAACCTGGAATACATTGTTAATAACGGAACTACCACAGGCCATGTTATCAAGCATATGTTCTTTGTAGTCTTAGGGTTAGGAATCATGAGACTCGTAGGAACCGTAAAATATGAATACATTGGAAAGCTCAGCAGCATCCTGCTAGGACTGATGATCATTTTATTGGTTGTTACGATGTTTACCGGCCAGACCATTGATGGAGCCAGTGCTTCCAGATGGCTGAAAATTCCGGGAACACCAATCTCATTCCAGCCCTCATCTTTTGCATTTCTAATGTTAATCATCTATCTGTGTAGATATTTAACCAAGAAGATAACAAGAGAAAGACTTCCCATAGAGAATATCATGTATATTTTCGGGCCTATTCTTCTTGTATTTGTTCTTGTTGCAAAAGATAACGGATCTACGGCATTAATGATCTTAATGGTTTCCGTAATCGTCTTAGTGATAGGACAGCTTCACTGGAAATATATTGCAGGATTTATTTCTGCATCATTTATAGCGATCGTATTATTTTTATTGATCGCACTGAATACCAACATGATTGGCGGTAACCGTGTTCATACATGGATGAGCCGTATTGAGACATTTACTTCAAGCAAAGCAAAAACAGCAGATACCGATGATGAAAGCGTAAAAGCCAAAAACTATCAGGTAATGCAGGCCAAGGCAGCCATAGTACACGGTGGAATTACCGGAATGGGGCCAGGAAAAAGTGCTTTAAAGCAAATGCTTCCACAATCTGCGTCCGATTTTATCTTCGCTGTGATCGTAGAAGAATATGGAGTAATAGGAGCCGCATTTCTGATCTGTCTCTATCTGATTATGATGATACGGATCGTAATGATTGCCAGCAAGATGCCGGCATTCTTTGGATCGTTGCTCGTGCTCAGTCTCGGGGTAATGATTTTTATACAGCTTTCGGTAAATATCGCCGTTGCTGTTAATCTGATCCCGGTAACAGGGCAGCCATTACCATTGATCAGTTACGGAGGAACCTCCATGCTGGTCACTTATTTACAGTTAGGAATTATTTTAAATATAAGCTCAAGAATACAGATTTATGATGAAGAAGGAATGGGCAAAAAGCAAACAATAGCAGAAATAAACGATATCGCTTAA